A single Leptidea sinapis chromosome 2, ilLepSina1.1, whole genome shotgun sequence DNA region contains:
- the LOC126971707 gene encoding fibroblast growth factor receptor homolog 1-like isoform X1 yields MTLAAIAFWREMPIAVTFAFVAMVCVVSARDIVLDDSYTVIEAASNERIRLICGLKPRNQVQGVRWFFDGKPLDAQTKNRLVQQRQYLRIKGFRPNFAGVYACQNEEDNSREVSVTIKHRPEPYPDNIDEYQADDVHQLMPEILSQHAAQLVDNNTIEENSTDPKYDIKDDDPDERSEKDHLNYGHVDDTKSKYAPKFKHPLKMFNMEMKPAGSSIRFKCAAEGNPMPNITWYKNNGTPISRSYFKPSYGKWSMALDELTKADNGNYTCKVCNDLGCVQHTYILHIQERLYAKPVLTQAAVNQTKLVGQTAKFSCEFLSDLHPSVYWMYFNKHENVYNESTIDASSKESVVYKDVTKIVVSENPEDKPEQLTIYNVTKEDEGWYVCVALNTLGNTTAKGYLTVVDSYPVPEALDHGKHTLLTNILTAVLGAMFFVAAIIVVMIFKKLKQEKLKKQLALETARAVIVTHWTKKVTVEKPQLNGSPTTTGEALLMPVVKIEKQKLSQVQNHSDSMMMSEYELPVDIDWEVPRDSLTVGKILGEGEFGKVVKADCVGILKPGMQSIVAVKMLKEGHTDAEMMALVSEMEMMKMIGKHVNIINLLGCCTQDGPLYVIVEYAPNGNLREFLRNHRPGNRYESPTEDLKEKKTLTQKDLVSFSYQVARGMEYLASRRCIHRDLAARNVLVSDDCVLKIADFGLAKDVHSNDYYRKKTEGRLPVRWMAPESLYHKVFTTQTDVWSFGVLLWEIMTLGGTPYPTVPGQYMYQHLSAGHRMEKPPCCSLEIYMLMRECWSFSPNDRPSFTELVEDLDKILTVTANQEYLDLGLPQLDTPPSSYDGSGDESDSEFPFIK; encoded by the exons ATGACTCCTACACAGTGATAGAAGCTGCCTCGAATGAGAGGATACGTCTTATCTGCGGTCTCAAGCCCAGAAACCAAGTTCAAGGTGTGAGGTGGTTCTTCGACGGGAAACCTTTAGACGCCCAGACAAAAAACCGATTGGTTCAACAGCGGCAATA CTTGAGAATTAAAGGTTTCCGTCCTAACTTTGCTGGAGTGTACGCCTGTCAAAACGAGGAAGACAACTCTAGAGAAGTCAGTGTCACCATCAAACATAGACCTGAGCCATATCCAGATAACATTGATG AATACCAGGCTGATGATGTTCACCAATTAATGCCAGAAATTCTCTCTCAGCATGCAGCCCAATTAGTTGATAACAATACGATAGAAGAAAACTCCACTGACCCTAAATATGATATCAAAGATGATGATCCTGATGAGAGGAGTGAAAAAGATCATCTGAATTATGGACACGTTGATGATACTAAATCGAAATATGCACCGAAATTCAAACATCCGCTAAAGATGTTCAACATGGAAATGAAACCGGCTGGAAGTTCAATTAGGTTCAAATGTGCCGCTGAAG GTAACCCCATGCCAAACATAACgtggtataaaaataatgggaCGCCGATATCCAGAAGTTACTTTAAGCCATCTTATGGAAAGTGGTCTATGGCTTTAGACGAACTTACAAAAGCTGATAATGGGAACTATACCTGCAAAGTTTGCAATGATCTAGGATGTGTTCAACACACTTATATTTTGCATATACAAG AGCGTTTATACGCAAAGCCAGTGCTAACTCAAGCCGCTGTTAACCAGACGAAACTCGTTGGCCAAACAGCAAAGTTTAGCTGCGAATTCCTATCTGACTTACATCCTTCAGTTTATTGGATGTATTTCAACAAACACGAGAATGTCTATAATGAGTCCACAATTGACGCGTCGAGTAAAGAGTCCGTGGTTTATAAAGACGTTACTAAAATCGTTGTG AGTGAAAATCCTGAAGACAAGCCAGAACAGTTAACAATATACAACGTGACGAAAGAGGACGAGGGTTGGTATGTGTGTGTGGCACTGAATACCCTGGGAAATACAACCGCTAAAGGATACCTTACTGTCGTTGACT CATATCCAGTACCGGAAGCATTGGACCACGGTAAACACACGCTACTGACCAACATCTTAACAGCGGTGCTAGGTGCGATGTTCTTCGTGGCAGCAATCATTGTGGTGATGATCTTCAAGAAGCTGAAGCAAGAGAAGTTGAAGAAGCAACTTGCCTTGGAAACGGCGAGAGCTGTGATCGTGACACATTGGACGAAGAAGGTCACGGTTGAGAAGCCACAGTTGAATGGATCGCCAACTACGACTGGGGAAGCTTTG TTGATGCCAGTTGTAAAGATTGAGAAGCAGAAATTATCTCAAGTGCAGAACCACTCTGACTCTATGATGATGTCAGAATACGAGCTTCCAGTGGACATAGACTGGGAAGTACCGCGCGATTCGCTCACTGTGGGAAAGATTCTTGGGGAGGGTGAATTTGGCAAAGTCGTGAAAGCTGATTGCGTTGGTATACTAAAACCTGGAATGCAATCTATTGTAGCGGTTAAGATGTTGAAAG AGGGCCACACTGATGCTGAAATGATGGCGCTGGTGTCAGAGATGGAGATGATGAAAATGATTGGGAAACATGTGAATATCATCAACTTGTTGGGTTGTTGCACTCAGGATGGACCACTGTACGTCATTGTAGAGTACGCGCCTAACGGAAACCTGAGAGAGTTCTTGAGAAATCATCGGCCTGGTAACAG ataCGAATCTCCGACAGAAGACTTGAAGGAAAAGAAAACATTAACGCAAAAGGATTTAGTGTCCTTCTCATACCAAGTTGCAAGAGGAATGGAGTATTTAGCTTCCAGACGG TGTATTCATCGCGACCTGGCCGCCCGTAATGTGCTGGTATCGGATGACTGCGTGCTCAAAATAGCTGACTTCGGCCTCGCGAAGGATGTCCACAGCAATGACTACTACCGGAAGAAGACAGAGGGTCGGCTGCCAGTTCGGTGGATGGCGCCGGAATCGCTTTACCATAAGGTGTTCACCACGCAAACTGACGT ATGGTCGTTTGGAGTATTGCTGTGGGAGATAATGACGCTTGGAGGTACACCATATCCCACGGTTCCTGGACAGTATATGTACCAGCACCTGAGCGCTGGACACCGAATGGAGAAACCGCCATGCTGCAGCCTTGAAAT CTATATGTTAATGCGCGAATGCTGGTCTTTTTCTCCAAACGATAGACCGTCATTCACTGAACTTGTAGAAGACctagataaaatattaacagtGACGGCGAACCAAGAGTATCTGGACCTTGGCCTCCCGCAGTTGGACACCCCACCTTCTAGTTACGACGGCTCTGGTGACGAAAGTGACAGTGAATTCCCTTTTATAAAATAG
- the LOC126971707 gene encoding fibroblast growth factor receptor homolog 1-like isoform X2 — protein sequence MTLAAIAFWREMPIAVTFAFVAMVCVVSARDIVLDDSYTVIEAASNERIRLICGLKPRNQVQGVRWFFDGKPLDAQTKNRLVQQRQYLRIKGFRPNFAGVYACQNEEDNSREVSVTIKHRPEPYPDNIDEYQADDVHQLMPEILSQHAAQLVDNNTIEENSTDPKYDIKDDDPDERSEKDHLNYGHVDDTKSKYAPKFKHPLKMFNMEMKPAGSSIRFKCAAEGNPMPNITWYKNNGTPISRSYFKPSYGKWSMALDELTKADNGNYTCKVCNDLGCVQHTYILHIQERYPSKPYIKEGYPGNITVLVNDTVQLICPPVSDLEPYLYWIRPSNYSIKDGEVGPSDAPIPVGEVIESENPEDKPEQLTIYNVTKEDEGWYVCVALNTLGNTTAKGYLTVVDSYPVPEALDHGKHTLLTNILTAVLGAMFFVAAIIVVMIFKKLKQEKLKKQLALETARAVIVTHWTKKVTVEKPQLNGSPTTTGEALLMPVVKIEKQKLSQVQNHSDSMMMSEYELPVDIDWEVPRDSLTVGKILGEGEFGKVVKADCVGILKPGMQSIVAVKMLKEGHTDAEMMALVSEMEMMKMIGKHVNIINLLGCCTQDGPLYVIVEYAPNGNLREFLRNHRPGNRYESPTEDLKEKKTLTQKDLVSFSYQVARGMEYLASRRCIHRDLAARNVLVSDDCVLKIADFGLAKDVHSNDYYRKKTEGRLPVRWMAPESLYHKVFTTQTDVWSFGVLLWEIMTLGGTPYPTVPGQYMYQHLSAGHRMEKPPCCSLEIYMLMRECWSFSPNDRPSFTELVEDLDKILTVTANQEYLDLGLPQLDTPPSSYDGSGDESDSEFPFIK from the exons ATGACTCCTACACAGTGATAGAAGCTGCCTCGAATGAGAGGATACGTCTTATCTGCGGTCTCAAGCCCAGAAACCAAGTTCAAGGTGTGAGGTGGTTCTTCGACGGGAAACCTTTAGACGCCCAGACAAAAAACCGATTGGTTCAACAGCGGCAATA CTTGAGAATTAAAGGTTTCCGTCCTAACTTTGCTGGAGTGTACGCCTGTCAAAACGAGGAAGACAACTCTAGAGAAGTCAGTGTCACCATCAAACATAGACCTGAGCCATATCCAGATAACATTGATG AATACCAGGCTGATGATGTTCACCAATTAATGCCAGAAATTCTCTCTCAGCATGCAGCCCAATTAGTTGATAACAATACGATAGAAGAAAACTCCACTGACCCTAAATATGATATCAAAGATGATGATCCTGATGAGAGGAGTGAAAAAGATCATCTGAATTATGGACACGTTGATGATACTAAATCGAAATATGCACCGAAATTCAAACATCCGCTAAAGATGTTCAACATGGAAATGAAACCGGCTGGAAGTTCAATTAGGTTCAAATGTGCCGCTGAAG GTAACCCCATGCCAAACATAACgtggtataaaaataatgggaCGCCGATATCCAGAAGTTACTTTAAGCCATCTTATGGAAAGTGGTCTATGGCTTTAGACGAACTTACAAAAGCTGATAATGGGAACTATACCTGCAAAGTTTGCAATGATCTAGGATGTGTTCAACACACTTATATTTTGCATATACAAG AACGGTACCCTTCAAAGCCATACATCAAAGAGGGATATCCAGGAAATATCACAGTGCTTGTTAACGATACAGTACAGCTCATATGCCCACCAGTTTCTGATCTTGAACCATATTTGTACTGGATAAGACCATCTAATTACTCCATAAAAGACGGCGAGGTCGGACCAAGCGATGCGCCAATTCCAGTCGGAGAAGTTATAGAG AGTGAAAATCCTGAAGACAAGCCAGAACAGTTAACAATATACAACGTGACGAAAGAGGACGAGGGTTGGTATGTGTGTGTGGCACTGAATACCCTGGGAAATACAACCGCTAAAGGATACCTTACTGTCGTTGACT CATATCCAGTACCGGAAGCATTGGACCACGGTAAACACACGCTACTGACCAACATCTTAACAGCGGTGCTAGGTGCGATGTTCTTCGTGGCAGCAATCATTGTGGTGATGATCTTCAAGAAGCTGAAGCAAGAGAAGTTGAAGAAGCAACTTGCCTTGGAAACGGCGAGAGCTGTGATCGTGACACATTGGACGAAGAAGGTCACGGTTGAGAAGCCACAGTTGAATGGATCGCCAACTACGACTGGGGAAGCTTTG TTGATGCCAGTTGTAAAGATTGAGAAGCAGAAATTATCTCAAGTGCAGAACCACTCTGACTCTATGATGATGTCAGAATACGAGCTTCCAGTGGACATAGACTGGGAAGTACCGCGCGATTCGCTCACTGTGGGAAAGATTCTTGGGGAGGGTGAATTTGGCAAAGTCGTGAAAGCTGATTGCGTTGGTATACTAAAACCTGGAATGCAATCTATTGTAGCGGTTAAGATGTTGAAAG AGGGCCACACTGATGCTGAAATGATGGCGCTGGTGTCAGAGATGGAGATGATGAAAATGATTGGGAAACATGTGAATATCATCAACTTGTTGGGTTGTTGCACTCAGGATGGACCACTGTACGTCATTGTAGAGTACGCGCCTAACGGAAACCTGAGAGAGTTCTTGAGAAATCATCGGCCTGGTAACAG ataCGAATCTCCGACAGAAGACTTGAAGGAAAAGAAAACATTAACGCAAAAGGATTTAGTGTCCTTCTCATACCAAGTTGCAAGAGGAATGGAGTATTTAGCTTCCAGACGG TGTATTCATCGCGACCTGGCCGCCCGTAATGTGCTGGTATCGGATGACTGCGTGCTCAAAATAGCTGACTTCGGCCTCGCGAAGGATGTCCACAGCAATGACTACTACCGGAAGAAGACAGAGGGTCGGCTGCCAGTTCGGTGGATGGCGCCGGAATCGCTTTACCATAAGGTGTTCACCACGCAAACTGACGT ATGGTCGTTTGGAGTATTGCTGTGGGAGATAATGACGCTTGGAGGTACACCATATCCCACGGTTCCTGGACAGTATATGTACCAGCACCTGAGCGCTGGACACCGAATGGAGAAACCGCCATGCTGCAGCCTTGAAAT CTATATGTTAATGCGCGAATGCTGGTCTTTTTCTCCAAACGATAGACCGTCATTCACTGAACTTGTAGAAGACctagataaaatattaacagtGACGGCGAACCAAGAGTATCTGGACCTTGGCCTCCCGCAGTTGGACACCCCACCTTCTAGTTACGACGGCTCTGGTGACGAAAGTGACAGTGAATTCCCTTTTATAAAATAG